In Octopus sinensis linkage group LG6, ASM634580v1, whole genome shotgun sequence, the sequence aatggttgaatgaccaaatcctagCTTCTCTGCCAGTTTCTGAACAGATAGGTGAGGGTTTTCTTCCACCAGGGCTTGCAGGGCTTCGTCGTCGAGCTTTACGGACCTGCCAGGACGAATATCGTCTtccaggctgtagtttccggtccGGAATCTCTGGAACCACCGTTGGCACTGGCTCACGCTCAATGTCCGATCCCCATAGATTGCATTGATATTCCTCGCAGTTTCCGTCGCGTTGTGGCcgttattgaactcataaagcaaaatatgacgaatatgcttctttgtcacttccattatacctttgaagaaaaaataaccgttaaaatcgaactgcactcttgaaatcttgcactaagaataaataaaaggtaaaatgactgcctgcttttatagcaagttgatgcaggtagtttatgccatccccctccgacttttacttcaaaaaaccgcattatttatgggatgacccaatatatacacattatacacacacacattcaatagaatacattaataaaatataaccatTTATATTGCAGAGTTATAAATGTAATCTGTCTTCCAATTTATACAATTTTAATTGTAGTTTATTGCTAATTACGTTTCTGGGGGAGGGTAtttcataaaatagaatttagCTGATCGAATAAATAATTCTGAAGTATTTAAGCGAAGACGGTtagagttaattaattaattaattgattgattaatgatgatgatgatgatgtggcggCAGAAAATATCTCTCAACAGTTTTATAAGAAAGTTAACGTGGAGATTTCGAATAATTATGAAAGCAACTGAAACCGAAGATAATAACTTTAATACATTtagaaatattgcaaataaaaatCCCACAAACATGTCATACCAGTCAGTATTTCATGGGTTTTCTTTTAGAAAAATCCACGCTTCTTAAAGTTAACCACAATGGCCGAGGCGCGGCAACTTTATCTCGGCTGCTACTGTCAAGCAGTCAATATTTATtgcaaagaaattaaagaaactttgtttcacttatatttttttacagcTTAATTATTTAATACAGATAGATTTTCTTGAATTTAtttaggaaatattttaaaaaggaatTTATCCCAAGTCTCGGCCATTTACTTCTTTACCGATGACCCGAATCCTGAATCGCTGTCTTCTATGGCGGTGTCTGCAATTACAAGACTCAACTTGTAAAAATGAATTAATAGGTctttattaaatacataaatgtatatagacatacatagtgttaattacatttatatggtgtgaatatatatatgatatgcgcCAATACTTACTCTTATCTGGTTTCCACttcattttaaagttaaattctattttatgcCTGGATTTCATTTTCAGGTAATTTTAACAATAACTGGGATTAAACTAATctagctttttttttatcttccattattcttattaaacattcaaaatacaaatcaaagcggttttaagtattttcttttatatataaataaataaaaaattacccggtgccccagcatggccacagctcgtgagctgaaactagataaaataaaataaatacttttcacTCGGTATGcaaatatctatgtctgtatacAAATCATTTATATTTGCCTGCAAAATTATTTGCGAGTAATTTTATACAAgggtatttaaattttttatatatatgcaaaagagGAGATGGCTAAAGAGAACTTTATTAAGATGCAATCTTCGACAACGCATTATTTTGCTTCGTTTCCACTAAATTGTTTAGCAACGAAGCTCTTTGCTTTCgcagtgtgtgcgtataaatatatttaggtgcgtgtatgcatttgcatgcatgcgtgtgtgtgtgtgtgtgtattatataattactaaattttttgttaattaCATTACTAAATCGAAAACCTACAAAtggtatgtaataaataaattcgAAGTATTTCTGTCCCTATTTTATAGAAATTGTTTTAAATCCTCTCTCGaatctattttaatttttatttacaatcCTCCGCCgttatataaagaattttttttaataacttttatcTTCCCAAGCAAAAATGTGTCACCATTTAACAAGTCGAGCTCCTACAGAATTTATGCCGAATTAGCGATGTTTATTTAATAATCTGAATCTAAACAATATGTCAAGTTATCTAAATGCAGACGTTTTCTATTTGATAGTTCAGTAAAATACAACTGAAATTCTACGCTGTGCGTTGATGTGGTCGACATTTTAAACTGTTTCTTCGCTGAgtgatataattattataataattccaAAGAAAAAGCCTCGCTGAATAGAAACTAAAAACTTTCTTCCATTCACAAAACAATATATTCTAGTtgtggaaagaaataaaatacgttGATGTAACAAAGTATAAATGTTTAAAACGTATTCACTTATGTCTCCCACGTCTTTGACAAACTAATGTCTTCGTTTTCTCCCGATTATTGTAATTAATCAAACATTCCGAGGTGACTTTCACAGTTAAATATCAGTTGTAAAGTATTTTAAacgtataaagaaataaattgtagAATTCAtcgaaatatttttaacaaaacatcTTTTTTAAACAATACAATGTAAAATCTGAACATttacaagaaagagaaaaaaatatgcaagactataaattattatcaattatgTCGGCGTCATCTCGATCAAAAATAACGTTTATATAATTTACAGTTTcttctttaaataattatttgaatCTGCCAAAGaagtctataaataaataaagctattTCTTTCCCTTTTGTCCTCTTTTTCTATTCAATGCCGGAAGTGAGAGAAAATGGCTTTCTCAGACATCGACCACCgcaacatactctctctctcttatcaatATTATTGCCTTTATTAAATTTCTTGGGAAGCTTCACAACACTACACCTAATTTCAGTCATGAATTACGAGCAGTTTGCTATATTTTTTGATAAAGCTGATGGATTAACTTCATTACTTTCTggtcatttaattaaaaaaagttaAACTTCTCCGTGAAGAACTTGTGACTGTTGAGGGAGAAACAAAACTGGTAGACGTAAAATTATCTCCAAGACCTAAATTCTGGTAAAACCTAAATTTTTCGATGATGTTCGttggaaaaaaaaacctaataattcactaaataataatattatgtaataCTATTTCCTATGTCTGTAATTAAACCCTAAAGCTACTTAAGCAAAGTGTCTTTAGATATTTTTACCGTTTCCACTGCTCTTATTTATTTTCAGTTCTGGAACTCCTTCTGCtcgtaacttttttattttttatgcattttaaaagaattcagattttcattttgtttaataaaatattaaattttaccgAGTTTGGTTATTTGGTGGCGACTTTAAAGGTCACCACATTCGGAATTCCCAGATAATTACTGCTGCAAGAATTACAAtagtaaattataaaaacaatatgtCAAGATAATTTAATTCATTGTCTTAtataataaaaccaaaaaaagtTTCTATATTTTGGTTGAATTTGATAATTTTGAGCTAGGTGCTTGGCGCCAAACGATTATTTTGCCAATAATTGCTGCCAACATGTAAACATTAATAAACCTTCTGACATTCCAAAAATCACCGATAAAACATAACAATTAAGGTATTTTAGCAAATATTTCGAAGTCAGTGTCATATAAAAATGGTACACCGTTTTAGCGAGACAAATTTCCGTAGTTTTTTTAGAatctttcatgtttttctctttatctattcCTGTAAATTACAacttgacaaaatatattttgctgttttcgcCTGGGAACTCGTtgtttctgcgttcaaatcccgccCACCGACGTTACTTTTCGAACCTCCAAGATCTGTTATATTAGTTCTGTTCGATCTCTTCAATCAATTATATCGTATTCTTACGAAGAATTAGCCTTGTTTTTGGTGAAAAGCAATAAACATTACAATTGGGAAAGGCATAAATGCCACGATGTCCCCTGCCACTTCTCTCTTAAACGGCACCTAATTTACCCCCCACTTCGGTTTTTATTTCTAGTCATAACATCGCATActcttttaatatttctataaatctaATCCGAATGTCTGCCACTTGACATTCTTCTGTCAAATCCCGTTGGATTCCTCTTTGACTTTCATTCCAAGgtcaattaaataccagtaattcGTCAATTTAATACACTATCCAGcattcccttatattaaaaagaTATTATTCTTATCTCTAGTGAAGTCGTGTTCACATTTGCTCTCGTTTCCAACCAATTTCGATTCCTTTAATAACCCTATAACCACTTCTATCCTTTTACTGGCTGCCAACCTCACCACGCCCAACTAACCCTAATTCCAAGACCTGTGCCAACTGAAATAACCCAAGCTTATATTTCAAGACGGCTAATAATAAACTGAAAGCTTCCTTTCCTCAACAAAATTGACAAACTACCATTTAAATCCTGCCTAGAACCCTCACATCTTTACACAtattctgtcacacacacacaccttttgtctggggcaccatcttaaagaatttttagtcaaatgaaatgACCCCCAATACTtcagtactttttcttttaaactggtacttattatatcagtctctgttgccaaactgctatgttgcacggacataaacaccaacactggtcatcaagtggtagtggggagaataaacagagacatatatatatgtcacaggcttcttccagtttccatctaccaaattcactcccaagactttggttggcccaaagctatagtagaagacacttgcccaaggtaccatgcagtaggactgaacctggaatcatgtggttgggaatcaaacttatttctttattgcccagaaggggctaaacagagaggggacaaagggattaagtcaattatatcgacctcagtgcgtaactggtacttaatttatcgaccctgaaaggatgaaaggcaaagtcgacctcggcggaatttgaactcagaacgtaacgacagacaaaataccgctaagcattttgcccggtgtgttaacaTGTCTGCCAATTTGCCAATCaaacttctttattttctaaaatttgccACGAGGGCAGTACATAGATAGAAGCAAGTGGGCTGGACATAGACAGGATGAGACGAAATAATGCGGATGGGAGGGATGGTGGCGCCCACCAACTGACAAACCCTCGAATACAAAGTTTCTTtacaatgatatcaaattttcttACAATTCTCTTTGTCAGGTCCCCCAAAGTAAGTTACCTGCCGCCTGCAGACAACTCTGCATCGACAGGTCGGGGCCTGCAAAGAggaaacttcttgccacacagccacacctgcacttctACATACAGGTGTCTATGGAGGTGGTTATAGATATATGCCTTTGTTGGCTCACAATCGTAATGTCAAGAGTTTAATCTCCAAACCAGAGAGGTGTATTGTGTCCTTCAACAAGTTTCTTCATTTCACTTTACTCCAGCCTGCTTAACTGAAAGTTAAGTTCCAGGTAAATGTCGGTGCAGCCATCTCCAGCTGTCCCCTTCTGGATGTGCCACAAGGTTAAAGGAGAATTGAGCAGCTGCCTGTATCTGCTCATCACTAAGACAATTAGTGAAAGCATTATTCGTGCTACCAAGCCATATTCCTTGGTGGGTGGACAATAGATGGCTTATATAAACTTGCTATTTGAAGATTCTCATTCTTGCAACTCACGCAggctcatatcatcatcatcatcatcatcattcagtgtctgttttccctgctggtatgggttggacggtttgacaggagctggcaaggctggagagctgcaccagggtccaattgtctgttttctacagctggatgcccttcctaacaccaacaaatttacagagtgtactgggtgctttacatgtagcactagcacaggtgctttttacgtggctccAATACTTTATACAAGAcaccagcatatatacatatacagggattaaacaaagtaatggaaacaccttaaaatttcaaacaaatttattttcatatggggtaggaccagctttggtagtaattacagcttgaattctatgaggtatgaacTCATAcacagtttgaattgtttccaaaggaatttttgtccattcttcagctaaaacagtctccagttcttgtagtgatgatggtggaggatatcgactccttacttgtttttctaaaatgcaccataaatgttcaataatattgagatctggggactgtggtggccagataggatgttcaacttcactagaatgttccttgtgccattcagtaacaaccttagctgtgtgaattggtgcattaacatcctgaaagattgcgtttccctccagaaacagttctgcaatcaTAGGAAGAATtctatcagataaaatgcttaaatagtcttgactattaattctgccatgaagggaaaccccTGGGCCAGCGGACTGCCAAGATATAGCCACCCGTATTATCACAGATTCTCCTCCGTGTTTtaactccactctaaatgctttgcaacgtttgtttttgaaagtagtggttttctgattgcagccctcctataaaatccagctttgtgctgctcctggcaaacagcttttgtggaaactgggttctttaggtggtcattaagctctacagtaattttgggagctctacttttgtgatcctttctaacaattcacagaagagtccgacagtccctatctgaaagttttggttttcttctggagtttggtttcaatgaggaggtttttccctctttctcaaaggctgttgtTACTTTCGAgccagtacttcttgatacaccaaacatttcggctgttttcagtATGCTAGCACCTCtctgaaagtccaatagatctgtcatttgaatgaattttaattacctttttctgatatctgaaaaaaaaaaagcaattttggcaaaacatattaagcaacactaataataaatcaaaaaaccaaaataaacaagcttttgacagttttacagatatttcaacattatgatgctaggtgtttccattattttgtccaacccctgcatATCCTCATCATCCTTGTCTTCGATCTGCTTTTCATAATGGTTGGATAAGTCAAACACAGTTTAATGCCTCCTTAAGTGTTGTCAAGGGATCACACTCACTTGTCTGTCTCATTTTGgtagggtttctatggctgggtgcccactttacagagtgcattaGGTGCATATCACTGCAGCACAAGAGAGGTTGTCCTGTCTTtgacaagaaaaagaaattagttgTCTCACTCTTACGAGGTCTTTACACGTTCATTAACCACGGGCTGGGTGGTAGCACTATAGAGGTTATCCGTTCCTCCCTCAGCCATCTGGAGTGGATTCACCAGCACTTGTAACATTGCCTTGTTCTGGGCACCCTCTCTGCTCTATTTGGCTCTGTTTATTCAGGGCAACTGGACCACTACAGAAGAGAATGTAGTTTCAGAAGATTAAATAAGTTGAAAGGGAGGATGGGTGTAGGGGGGGGGAAGAGTATAGGAGGTTAAACAGAGTGATAGTGGGAGATGATGGAGTAAAAGAGAAGTGGAAGAGTTAATGCCAGAGGAGTGATGAAAAGTAGTAAAGATGGTGTGACTGAACAGATATAAATAGGCAAGGCCAGATTTAGTTGTACAATATACATCCTCCACCCCAGTCACTACTCTCTccatttttaatttacatttagcCACACATTTGCTTGGGTGGTTAGAACTGTAGGATTTTTCCAATCTGGAAGGGGCAAAGCTACCAAGGGTCAGTGTTAACTGGATATAAGGGGTGGGAATCGATCAGCTTCGATTGGGTCACCTCGGTAAGGGTGTCTGAGGTTGAAAGACCCAAAACACCAAATACCACCCCAGAGCCATTGTTGATGATGTGTCCTGGTGCATTACAGGATGATGTAgggaaaatatgcatatatatatatatattatatatatatatatatatatatataatatatatatattggtggcacgtaaaaaacacccactacactcgcggagtggttggcgttaggaagggcatccagccgtagaaacactgccagatctgactgggcctgacgaagccttccagcttcacagaccccagttgaccagtccaacccatgctagcatggaaagcggacgctaaatgatgatgatgatgattggaaggtttggagatggtgtacaggtattttatagtagaagaaatgaggtactcagaaaatcggatggtttatatttacagatatttatttgtatattacatgtttttatacatcatataacttagatcatgtattagcgctttctcccattctagtggtgttttcaaatcaaactaagttcctgtgtgaagaGTTTTGACCATTctatagtggtattgagtttgtagtggtggggaggaatataagacagtacaagagggtgatggatgaggaggaagttaacatccattttccatgctagcatggtctTGATAGTTTGACaggggatgcaccaggctccattgttttggcatggcttctgtggctggatgcacttcataatgccaaccactttatagaatgtactgggtgctttttacgtaccaccatcatcagtgctttttatgtggaaccagcaaacacacacacacacacacacatcatcatcatcatcatcatcttaatttaacatctgttgtccatgcaggcacgggttggacggtttgactgggctggcatgctggcaggctccagtctgatttggcatggtcttctatggctagatgcccttcctaacgccaaccactccgagagtgtaatgggtgcttttacgtgccaccagcatgggtgccatttgcgtgataCCGGTATCTACCCTGACTGCGATTATGCTCAGCTtcatgggttttcttctcaagttgGACATAATGACAAAGGTCTTAGTCatcgcctccatgaggcctaacactcGAAAGTAGCTCAGCCTCtttgcctccatatatatatatatacatacatacacacacacacacacacatcatcatcatcatcatcatcttaatttaacatctgttgtccatgcaggcacgggttggacggtttgactgggctggcatgctggcaggctccagtctgatttggcatggtcttctatggctagatgcccttcctaacgccaaccactccgagagtgtaatgggtgcttttacgtgccaccagcatgggtgccatttgcgtgataCCGGTATCTACCCTGACTGCGATTATGCTCAGCTtcatgggttttcttctcaagtatGACATAATGACAAAGGTCTTAGTCatcgcctccatgaggcctaacactcGAAAGTAGCTCAGCCTCtttgcctccatatatatatatatacatacatacacacacacacacatacacacatgtatggaaAGCTTAGTTGGCTGTATGCACAATGACGCCTCTGGGACTGCTTACCTGAGATGACCTCCGACCTAGTGAGCAAGAGCACAGcggaagagagaaacagagacagatggatatgtgtgtgtgtgtgtgagggatggtaacaagaagggcatcaagctatacAAAATCTACATCAACAAGTTCCACCTGATCCAGGCAAGCATGGGTGATGAGAATGAAAATACCCCCATGCTGGTCCACATTAAATGCACCCAttgccactctgtaaagtggtaggcattaggaagggcatccggccatagaaaccaaacgaAACAGACTGGAATCTGAtgtagcttgccagctctggtcaagccttctaacccatgccagcatggaaaatggatgtgaaatgttgatacatatatattcatggaagtgcttatatagatgcaggagtggctgtgtggtaagtagcttgcttgccaaccacatggttctgggttcagtctcactacatggcaccttgggcaagtgtctttggcaagccttgtgagtggatttggtagatggaaactgaaagaagcccatcatcggaagaggtatatatatatatgtgtgtgtgtatgtatatgtttgtgtgtctgtgtttgtcccctcaccatcgcttgacatccgatgctggtgtgtttacatccccgtaacttggcggttcggcaagagagaccgatagagtaagtactaggcttacaaagaa encodes:
- the LOC115212812 gene encoding histone-lysine N-methyltransferase SETMAR-like, which translates into the protein MKWKPDKSIMEVTKKHIRHILLYEFNNGHNATETARNINAIYGDRTLSVSQCQRWFQRFRTGNYSLEDDIRPGRSVKLDDEALQALVEENPHLSVQKLAEKLGFGHSTIHRHLRAIGKVNKLGQWV